A stretch of the Candidatus Margulisiibacteriota bacterium genome encodes the following:
- a CDS encoding cytidine/deoxycytidylate deaminase family protein, with protein MKKKPKPERPSWDKYFMEITKVVSTRSTCIRRQVGAVIVKDKRVLSTGYNGPPKGLAHCDTVGCVRNESNVPSGQRHELCRGLHAEQNAIIQAAWDGVKIQDSTLYCTHQPCVICVKMMINAGVRRVVFEGDYPDDLAANMLIESGLEICKIDDNRKKSRKKK; from the coding sequence ATGAAGAAAAAACCAAAACCCGAGAGGCCGTCCTGGGACAAGTACTTTATGGAGATCACCAAGGTGGTCTCAACCAGGTCCACCTGCATAAGAAGGCAGGTGGGGGCGGTCATTGTAAAGGACAAAAGGGTGCTTTCTACGGGTTATAACGGCCCGCCGAAGGGTCTTGCCCACTGTGATACCGTGGGATGCGTAAGGAACGAAAGCAATGTCCCCTCGGGGCAGAGGCATGAACTCTGCAGAGGACTTCACGCCGAGCAGAACGCCATAATTCAGGCCGCGTGGGACGGAGTAAAGATCCAGGATTCCACCCTCTACTGCACCCACCAGCCCTGCGTGATCTGCGTAAAGATGATGATAAATGCAGGGGTAAGGAGGGTCGTTTTTGAAGGCGACTATCCCGATGACCTAGCTGCCAACATGCTTATCGAATCGGGGCTTGAGATCTGCAAGATAGACGACAACAGAAAAAAATCACGGAAAAAGAAATAA
- a CDS encoding acylphosphatase, translated as MDRACVKASVSGFVQGVGYRYYVLDTANILKLNGYAKNLPDGKVEVVAEGQKEDLEILLDKLKRGSYSSRVEALDITWTKCENRHKGFRIL; from the coding sequence ATGGACAGAGCCTGTGTAAAAGCCTCTGTCAGCGGTTTTGTCCAGGGCGTAGGATACAGGTATTATGTGCTTGACACCGCCAACATCCTTAAACTGAACGGATATGCCAAGAACCTGCCGGACGGAAAAGTGGAAGTGGTGGCCGAGGGGCAGAAAGAGGACCTTGAGATACTGCTCGACAAGTTAAAGAGGGGGTCCTACAGTTCCAGGGTCGAAGCACTTGATATAACCTGGACAAAGTGCGAAAATAGGCACAAGGGATTTCGGATATTATGA
- the pheA gene encoding prephenate dehydratase encodes MKKIGYLGPEGTFSQEAGKVYVKALEVKADLIPYSTHHDLLFAVDREEVDEGITPIENSIEGSIGIVYDMLAKEVDLKIRGEIILPIHHALMAKKHLELKDIKEIISHPQPIEQCRGWIRKHLPRAAVSLSYSTSEAAKLVAFSDRDDIACAGPAGLAKLYELKVIVKDIADYKDNATRFVILGKADHKKTGADKTSIVFSAITDQPGGLHTILGEFAIRNINLTKIESRPSKKALGDYYFFIDMEGHRQDKEIHGALADIMNKVSFIKVLGSYPKGGK; translated from the coding sequence ATGAAAAAAATAGGCTATCTGGGGCCTGAAGGGACTTTTTCGCAGGAAGCCGGGAAAGTTTATGTGAAGGCGCTGGAAGTCAAAGCTGACCTCATACCGTATTCGACCCACCATGATCTTCTTTTTGCCGTGGACAGGGAAGAAGTTGACGAAGGCATAACTCCGATAGAAAATTCAATAGAGGGCTCTATCGGCATCGTTTATGACATGCTTGCCAAGGAAGTGGACCTCAAGATCAGGGGGGAGATCATACTTCCCATACATCATGCTCTGATGGCAAAAAAGCACCTGGAACTTAAGGATATAAAAGAAATAATCTCTCACCCCCAGCCGATAGAGCAGTGCAGAGGCTGGATAAGAAAACACCTGCCCAGGGCCGCCGTCAGCCTCTCATACAGTACTTCCGAAGCCGCCAAGCTTGTCGCCTTTTCTGACAGGGACGATATCGCGTGCGCCGGACCGGCAGGCCTGGCCAAACTCTACGAGCTTAAGGTCATCGTTAAAGATATAGCCGATTACAAAGACAATGCCACCCGCTTCGTTATACTGGGCAAAGCCGACCATAAAAAAACAGGCGCGGACAAGACTTCCATCGTTTTTTCGGCTATCACGGATCAGCCGGGGGGCCTGCACACCATTCTCGGGGAATTTGCGATAAGGAACATCAACCTTACTAAAATAGAGTCAAGGCCGTCAAAAAAAGCCCTGGGCGACTATTACTTTTTTATAGATATGGAAGGGCACAGGCAGGACAAAGAGATACACGGGGCGCTTGCTGATATCATGAACAAAGTGTCTTTCATAAAAGTACTGGGCTCATATCCAAAAGGAGGTAAATAG
- a CDS encoding YtxH domain-containing protein has product MSGKKGSFLDLLFLGGIIGAGLGLLFAPSKGEDTRKKIKEKIDELSASSSGASEGIKTVSQEMIQKTISSIEEGIDRLTLAAQEAQKASDEKRRELGEATPGKGGE; this is encoded by the coding sequence ATGTCCGGCAAAAAAGGCTCTTTTCTTGACCTTCTGTTCTTGGGAGGGATAATAGGGGCGGGACTGGGGCTGCTTTTTGCCCCTTCCAAAGGAGAAGACACCAGAAAAAAGATCAAAGAAAAGATAGATGAACTGAGCGCTTCCTCTTCGGGGGCCTCGGAAGGCATCAAGACCGTCTCTCAGGAGATGATACAGAAGACGATATCCTCGATAGAAGAGGGCATAGACCGGCTTACGCTGGCGGCGCAGGAAGCGCAGAAAGCCTCTGACGAAAAAAGACGGGAGCTTGGAGAAGCCACCCCGGGCAAAGGCGGTGAGTAA
- a CDS encoding YtxH domain-containing protein, whose translation MGKIKTLLTGGLIGAVLGVLFAPKKGEETRKELSGETEKWSAKAKETADSVKKTAKELADKAKDLFKGSNG comes from the coding sequence ATGGGAAAGATTAAGACCCTACTTACTGGCGGGCTGATCGGAGCGGTTCTGGGCGTGCTTTTTGCGCCGAAAAAAGGCGAGGAGACCAGAAAAGAGCTGTCAGGGGAGACCGAAAAATGGAGCGCCAAGGCCAAAGAAACGGCGGACTCCGTTAAGAAGACGGCCAAAGAACTGGCCGATAAGGCCAAAGACCTGTTCAAGGGGTCTAATGGCTAA
- a CDS encoding ASKHA domain-containing protein, protein MAKTGIALDLGTTNLAGFIIDLDKPKDRFAAQIKCSLAKHGRDLVTRLTFASSSEKLAVLQKLLVSDVNNIIQILSKRIKINRKRLDRLVVSGNTPMLHFLLGRDVSGLKAYPFSPQIKGSENIDASSIGITAGKDTKLITLPIVSAFVGGDAVAGVLYTWMSKVSSLKLLIDLGTNAELVLGSCKGLWSASAAAGPAFRGSELLLGSKMISKVAGMLRKGEIDRTGRVLSPDLKRSAPVCSEKEPTRLDRARRGLQRRDISITQDDIRNLQLAKAAIRAGIEILLEKAGKKIGDVRKILLSGLFGERIEIADAMDIGLIPKVERTKVRSIGNSSLGGAKLVLLKDGLLEKAFSAASSVNHVELSLEKKYQDLFLENINFS, encoded by the coding sequence ATGGCTAAGACCGGGATCGCTCTTGACCTTGGAACGACCAATTTAGCCGGGTTCATCATAGATCTTGACAAGCCCAAAGACCGCTTTGCGGCGCAGATAAAATGCTCGCTTGCAAAGCACGGCAGGGATCTGGTGACCCGGCTTACTTTTGCCTCATCCAGCGAAAAACTTGCCGTGCTGCAAAAACTTCTCGTTTCGGATGTGAACAACATCATCCAGATATTGAGCAAGAGGATAAAGATCAACCGCAAAAGGCTGGACCGGCTTGTTGTCAGCGGAAATACCCCGATGCTGCATTTTTTGCTGGGCAGGGATGTTTCGGGGCTCAAAGCCTATCCGTTCTCTCCCCAGATAAAAGGCTCCGAAAATATAGATGCTTCTTCAATAGGGATCACAGCGGGTAAAGATACAAAACTCATCACTCTTCCCATAGTTAGCGCTTTTGTCGGGGGAGATGCGGTTGCGGGGGTGCTTTATACCTGGATGAGCAAAGTGTCTTCGCTTAAGCTTTTGATAGACCTTGGGACCAACGCGGAACTGGTCCTTGGCAGTTGCAAAGGCCTCTGGTCCGCCTCGGCGGCGGCAGGCCCCGCCTTTAGGGGCAGTGAACTGCTTCTTGGCTCAAAAATGATCTCAAAAGTTGCAGGGATGCTGAGAAAGGGAGAAATAGACCGGACGGGGAGAGTGCTAAGTCCCGACCTTAAAAGGTCGGCTCCGGTTTGTTCTGAAAAAGAGCCGACGCGACTCGACCGAGCTCGTCGAGGTCTTCAGCGTCGGGACATTTCTATAACCCAGGATGATATACGCAACCTGCAGCTGGCCAAAGCCGCTATAAGGGCAGGGATAGAGATCCTGCTGGAAAAGGCAGGCAAAAAAATAGGGGATGTCAGAAAGATCCTGTTGTCAGGGCTTTTTGGCGAAAGGATAGAGATCGCTGATGCCATGGATATCGGGCTTATCCCAAAGGTTGAAAGGACAAAAGTGCGCTCCATCGGGAATTCATCGCTTGGCGGAGCAAAATTGGTGCTGCTAAAGGACGGCTTGCTCGAAAAGGCTTTTTCGGCGGCTTCTTCGGTTAATCATGTGGAGCTTTCTCTGGAAAAGAAATATCAGGACCTTTTTCTGGAGAATATCAATTTTTCCTGA
- the argS gene encoding arginine--tRNA ligase, translating to MKKKIEELLKQALGTSSAEVVIPKDGAHGDYSSSVALSMAKQEGKKPREIAESILKKLEKLPGSEILKKAEIAGPGHLNFFIKDEQLADLLSEINEERRSYGNSKEEKGKSVLLEFVSANPTGPLHIGHGRWAAIGDSMARILKAAGYRVQTEFYVNNVGRQVELLIRSVLSHINGTPLPADGYAGAYVKEIADACRDIKPEALKAEVLEMILKEQKETLSLINVNFDNWFREQTLHESGRIKGTLETLKNKGLAYEKEGALWFRSTDFGDDKDRVLVRESGEPTYFAADLAYHEDKFKRGFELLINVWGTDHHGYVKRLESSLEALGHPKGSLRIIIGQLVSLYRGSEPVRMSKRTGDMITLREVIEETGSDATRFSLLMTGADSHMDFDIELAKKKSMDNPVYYVQYAHARICSVFEEARTEPDFSSLDLLSHASERELIKKLADLPDAIERAAASLEPHHIARYARELAALFHSYYHKCRVITDDPALTKARLALLFCTRIVLANVLKLLGSSAPERM from the coding sequence ATGAAAAAGAAGATAGAAGAACTGCTTAAACAGGCGCTTGGCACAAGCAGCGCGGAAGTTGTGATCCCAAAGGATGGTGCCCATGGCGATTATTCCTCTTCTGTTGCGCTTTCTATGGCTAAACAGGAAGGTAAAAAGCCCAGGGAAATTGCAGAAAGCATCCTTAAGAAACTGGAAAAACTCCCGGGATCGGAAATTCTGAAAAAGGCAGAGATAGCCGGGCCCGGCCACCTCAATTTTTTTATCAAAGATGAACAGCTGGCGGATTTGCTCAGCGAAATAAACGAAGAAAGGCGATCCTACGGCAACTCTAAAGAAGAAAAAGGCAAAAGCGTCCTCTTGGAATTCGTCAGCGCCAACCCTACGGGGCCGCTTCATATCGGGCACGGCAGGTGGGCTGCCATCGGCGACAGCATGGCAAGGATACTTAAGGCCGCAGGGTACAGGGTGCAGACGGAGTTTTATGTGAACAATGTCGGCAGACAGGTTGAGCTCCTGATCCGGTCGGTCCTTTCTCATATCAACGGCACTCCTCTTCCTGCGGACGGGTATGCAGGGGCATATGTCAAGGAGATAGCCGATGCCTGCAGGGACATAAAGCCGGAGGCTCTGAAGGCTGAAGTGCTTGAAATGATCTTAAAGGAACAAAAAGAAACATTGTCTTTGATCAATGTGAACTTTGACAATTGGTTCAGAGAACAGACGCTCCATGAAAGCGGAAGAATCAAAGGAACACTCGAAACTCTTAAGAATAAAGGTCTTGCATACGAAAAAGAAGGTGCCCTTTGGTTCAGGTCCACTGATTTTGGGGACGATAAGGACAGGGTGCTGGTAAGAGAGAGCGGAGAGCCGACTTATTTTGCGGCTGACCTGGCTTATCATGAAGATAAATTCAAAAGAGGCTTTGAGCTCTTGATCAATGTCTGGGGCACGGACCACCACGGTTATGTCAAAAGGCTTGAGTCAAGCCTTGAAGCCCTGGGACACCCCAAAGGCAGCCTTAGGATAATAATCGGCCAGCTGGTCTCTCTTTACAGGGGCAGCGAGCCGGTTAGGATGTCAAAGAGGACAGGGGACATGATTACGCTGCGGGAAGTTATAGAAGAAACAGGAAGCGACGCAACAAGATTTTCTTTGCTGATGACGGGGGCTGATTCACACATGGACTTTGATATTGAACTGGCCAAGAAAAAGTCCATGGATAACCCTGTTTATTATGTCCAGTACGCCCATGCCAGGATCTGCTCGGTTTTTGAAGAGGCAAGAACAGAGCCGGACTTTTCAAGCCTTGATCTGCTGTCCCATGCTTCGGAGCGGGAATTGATCAAGAAACTGGCTGATCTTCCTGATGCGATAGAAAGAGCAGCGGCTTCTTTAGAGCCACACCACATCGCAAGGTATGCAAGGGAACTGGCCGCTCTCTTTCATTCCTATTATCACAAATGCAGGGTGATAACAGACGATCCTGCGCTTACAAAAGCGAGGCTGGCACTGCTTTTTTGCACTCGAATAGTGCTGGCAAATGTGTTAAAATTGTTGGGAAGCAGCGCCCCCGAAAGGATGTAA
- a CDS encoding branched-chain amino acid transaminase yields MKYAFFKGEIVPFQDAKISVMTHAFNYGTGVFEGIRGYYNPEKKQMYILKLKEHYERFLRSCRVLKMKPRLTVEELCQVTVELAKKNSYHEDVYIRPLAYKSDERIGLGLTGIGDDLCIFLSPFGEYLDISKGIRVCTSTWRRIDDISVPARAKVTGSYINSSLAKSDAIESGFAEAIMLSHDGHVAEGSGENIFMVRSGKLITPPVTDNILEGITREAIMELAKDKLGLDTVERSVDKSELYMADELFFTGTGAQVSPIIEVDRHMVGDGAMGPITQKLQKAYFIAARGEDHKYPHWVTPVY; encoded by the coding sequence ATGAAATACGCTTTCTTCAAAGGCGAGATAGTCCCGTTCCAGGACGCAAAGATATCCGTTATGACCCATGCCTTTAACTACGGCACGGGCGTTTTTGAGGGTATAAGAGGCTATTACAATCCGGAAAAGAAGCAAATGTATATCCTCAAGCTTAAGGAGCATTATGAGAGGTTCTTAAGGTCCTGCAGAGTGCTCAAGATGAAGCCAAGACTTACTGTCGAAGAGCTCTGCCAGGTTACCGTGGAGCTGGCCAAAAAGAACTCGTACCATGAGGATGTATATATCAGGCCGCTGGCCTATAAATCAGATGAACGGATAGGCCTCGGGCTTACCGGGATAGGGGACGACCTGTGCATTTTTCTTTCCCCGTTCGGCGAATATCTTGATATCTCTAAGGGCATCCGGGTCTGCACCTCCACCTGGCGCAGGATAGATGACATTTCTGTGCCAGCCAGGGCCAAAGTGACCGGCTCATATATTAACTCTTCGCTTGCAAAATCAGATGCCATAGAGTCCGGCTTTGCCGAGGCGATAATGCTGTCCCACGACGGCCATGTTGCCGAGGGGAGCGGGGAGAACATCTTTATGGTGCGAAGCGGAAAACTCATCACTCCTCCGGTCACTGACAACATCCTTGAGGGGATCACCAGAGAGGCCATTATGGAGCTGGCAAAGGATAAACTGGGACTGGATACCGTAGAGAGGTCCGTAGACAAGTCCGAACTCTATATGGCCGACGAGCTTTTCTTTACCGGGACGGGGGCGCAAGTTTCCCCCATAATTGAGGTTGACAGGCACATGGTCGGCGACGGGGCAATGGGGCCCATTACTCAAAAACTCCAGAAAGCCTATTTTATCGCCGCAAGAGGCGAGGACCACAAATATCCTCACTGGGTGACCCCGGTTTACTGA
- the acpS gene encoding holo-ACP synthase, whose translation MIKGTGIDIVEIDRIKAAVKQFGSRFLERIYTPHEIAYCTKFNKLRYPELSVRFAAKEAYAKAIGTGMRGIYWKDIEVNNDKKGKPFLKIRKKQAKRSYLTLSHSQKYAVASVIIE comes from the coding sequence ATGATAAAGGGAACCGGTATCGATATTGTTGAGATCGACCGGATCAAGGCCGCTGTAAAACAGTTCGGTTCAAGGTTCCTCGAAAGGATCTATACTCCCCACGAGATCGCCTATTGCACCAAATTCAACAAGCTGCGCTATCCGGAGCTTTCGGTCCGCTTTGCCGCCAAGGAGGCTTATGCCAAGGCGATAGGCACAGGGATGAGGGGCATCTACTGGAAGGATATAGAAGTTAACAATGACAAAAAGGGGAAGCCATTCCTTAAGATAAGAAAAAAACAGGCAAAAAGGTCTTATCTCACGCTTTCGCACAGCCAAAAATACGCTGTGGCCTCTGTGATCATAGAATGA